AGGCGGAGGTCTTCGACGCGAACCTCACCCAGCAGCGTCGTTCGGTGATCGTCGATCCGTCGGATCGTCGACAGGCGACGCTGCAGTCGGCGCAGACCGTGGAGATCGATCGCTATCGGACGGCCGATGGCACCGAGACCGATCCGACCATGGCGCCGGTCGACGCCGACCGCAAGTGCAGTGACGGTCTGCTCACCGCGAACATCGACCGGGTGTCGGTGAACCGCAAGTCGTCGGTGCCCAACGGCACCGTCAGCTCGCTGCAACTCGAGGCGGCCCCGGAGGGTGTCGACCCCAAGGACGTCTCGGTCGATCTGCCCGACCGCAAGGGATTCCAGTACAAGTTCGGCTTCGACGTCCAGAAGCGGTCGTACCTCTACTACGACACCAACACGCGCCAGGACATCCCGGTCAACTTCGTCGGCGAGAAGACCATCAACGGACTCAAGACCTACGAGTTCGTCGGCGAGGTACCCGAGACCGATGTCTCCGGTCTGCCGAACGCGCAGGGTGAGGCGGCGCTCGGCACCATGCTGACCATGCCGGCCAGTTGGTGGGGCATCTCCGGTCGCGGTGTGCGACCGAACGACAAGATCACCATGCACCGCTACGCCACCGCCACACGGCACGTGTTCGTGGAGCCGCAGACCGGCACCATCGTCGACGGCCTCGAGGATCAGCATCAGTACTTCCGGTCACCCGACCAGAGCTCGGACACCCCGGCGCCGGTCCGCGACTTCCGGATGGATGTCCTCAAGGCACGGTTCAAGTGGTCCGACGAGACCGTCAGCTACCAGACATCGCGTGCCGACGACTATGTCGGCCAGCTGCGTCTCGGCAGCTTCTGGCTGCCGCTGATCCTCGGCATCGTCGGCGTGCTGCTGCTGGCGCTCTGGGGCTTCCTGTTCTGGCGCAACCGGCGCAAGGGCGACGGCGACCCGGACGGGGATCAGACCCCGCCGAACGCCGACGACCCCGGTACCGGCTCGTGGCTCGACGGGGCGCCGCACGGCGACCAGACCGCGCCCACGGCGGCAGCCGGTACCGCGGCAGCGGCCGGTGCGGGTGCTGGTGCGCCCTCGGGCGGCGTCGATCCCTGGGATCGACCGACCGAGCAGATCCCGGTGGTCCAGCCGGACAACCCGGCAGCCGACAACACCACCACGCAGTCGTTCACGCCGCCTCCCGGCGACGATGACACCAAGCAGTTCCGCCACCGCTCGACCGAGTAACACCAACAGCCGAACCCCGGCACCGCACACACTCAGGCTCCCACCTCTCGCCCGGATTGCATGACGGGCGGACGGTGGGAGCCTGAGTCTTTGGTGCGGGTGCGGGTGCGGGTGGGAATGCGGGTGCGGGTGCTTGTCTTGGTGCAGGTGCAGGCAGACCCACAGACAGCAACGCGGCCGGTGACCCGAAGGTCACCGGCCGCGTGAGAAGCCGATCAGTCCGTGGCGATCAGAAGAACGCCGGACGGAACGTGGTGTTCCACGACTGCTTGAAGTCGTTCTGCCAGTAGTCCCACCAGTGGACGCCGTCCGGGGTCACGTGGGTGGTCAGCTTGACGCCGGGGACCAGGGCCACGCGCGGGATGTACAGCTGGGTGCTGACCGACGCTGCGGTCTCCAGCGGAACCATCTGCGAGAACTTGACCGGGTCGAAGTTGCCGCTGGTCGGGTTGACCGAACTGTCGTACTTGCTGCCCAGGCCGCTGCCGGAGGAGAGGTAGACGTGCTTGCCCGCCAGGTTGTTGGCGCTCAGGAACGGGTCGTTCGCGAACCACTCGCCGGCCGGGAAGAAGCCCCACATGTTGGTCGGGTTGCCACCGGTCTGCGCGACGGCGACCTGGATGCCCTGGGTGAAGCCCGGGGCGGTGACGGTCGGGTAACCGCTGTAGGACGCGACGGCGTCGTAGAAGCCGGGATGGCGCGACGCGAGGTTCAGTGCCGAGGTGCCCGACATCGACAGACCCGCGATGCCGTTGCGACGGTTGTCACTGTTGTGGCGGGCCTTCATGTACGCGGGCAGTTCGCGGGTCAGGAAGGTCTCCCACTTGTTCACGCCCAGCTTGGGATCGGAGCGCTCCCAGTCGGTGTAGAAGCTGCCGGCCCCGCCGAACGGGATCGCGACGTTGGTGCCCTTGCCGACCATGTACCGGTCGACGTCGGTGTTGATCAGCCAGCCGCTGCTGTTGTTCGGTGCACGCAGGCCGTCGAGGACATACAGAGTGGGCTTCGGCCCGCCCCCGCCGCCGTCGATGATGCGAACCGGCACGTTGCGGTGCATCGCGGCCGAGTACACGTACTCGGTGGTTCCGGCTGCCTGGGCGGTGGGCGCAACCACCAAGGTCACGCCCGACAGGGCCACCAGGGCCACCAGTCCGGCGACCAAGCGCTTACGGGCGCGAGTCAGCATTCAGTAATCCTTATCAATCTTGACCACGAGGCGGGCCACAGCAATTCTTCGGGCAACTCTCACGGGATTCTATGGCGCGAAGGCCCGGACGATACCCGTCCTGAGGCAGTGTAACGGCTCGATAACACTCCGGCAAAGGCAAGGACGGGCCCCCTGACCGGCGACAACGCTCCCAACCCAGCGCGCGGACCACGCGACCTGCATAAACATCCGGTGGATCGCAAGTCCGCGACCGCCCGTTAATGGGACGGACGTCCAACGCTATCGGGCCGTTATCGGATTGCTCGATCAACGGTGATCATTTCCTGAGGCCCTCGGGCACCCGGTCGCACACGTCCATCCGAACAGACGACGGAGACGCCTCCGAACGTTGCGCGACCCTAGACTCACGATGTGCTGAGTTGGCTGACCGGACATTGGTCCGAGGTCCTCGGATTCGTCACCGGGGCCGGATGCGTGATTCTCGCGGCACGCCGCAACATCCTGACCTTTCCGCTCGGCATCGCCAACAACCTCGTGTTCATCGTGCTGTTCAGCGCGAATGGTCTGTACGCCAACGTGGGTCTGCAGGCGCTCTTCCTCGTCCTCGGGATTCACGGGTGGTCGAACTGGCACCGGTCGCGCACCCGACCGGCCTTCGCATCGCACACACCGCGTTCCGCGATCGGCGTGCTCGTCATCGCGGCAGTCGCCATGACCGGTCTGCTCTACCTCGTGCTCCGGGTCCGGGGAGAGTCGACCCTGCCCATCGCCGACGCCGCCACGACAGCGGTGAGCCTGACGGCCCAGTACATGCTGAACCGGCGCTGGTTGGAGAACTGGCTGGTATGGATCGCCGTCGACGTCGCCTACGTGGTGCTCTTCTGGTCCACCGGTCTACCGATCACTGCGCTGCTCTATCTCCTCTTCATCGGACTGTGCATCCACGGCTACGTCGGCTGGCGACCGACTCTCCTGACCAGCGCCCCCACAACCGTCATCGACACACCCGCGGCGCGAGATGCCTGACCCGACGACGGACTCGCGCGCCGACGTGAGATTCCGCCATGCGCTCGTGCTCGGCAAGTTCTATCCCCTGCACATCGGCCACGACCATCTGATCCGCTCCGCGATCCGCTCGGCCGACTCGGTGACGGTGCAGGTGATCGGGTCCGTCGTCGAATCCATCCCGGTCGCGACCCGCGAGACCTGGGTCCGCGAGGTCCACCCGACGGTGCGCGTGGTGTCGGCGGTCGACGAGACTCCGATCGACTTCGACTCACCCGAACTGTGGGACGCACACGTGCGCGTGATCAGCGGCCTGCTCGACGAACCGGTCGACGCGGTGTTCACCGGCGACGGATACGGCGCCGAACTCGCACGTCGACTCGACGCCACCTGGGTTCCGGTGGACCGGATGCTCAATCCCGTCTCCGGGACCGCCGTCCGCGACGACCTCGTCGGGCGTTGGCACGACCTGTCGGCCACCGTGCGCGGCGATCTGGCACGTCGAATCGTCATCCTCGGCGCCGAGTCGACCGGCACCACCACCCTTGCCCGAGCACTCGCGGACGCGATGTCGACCGCATGGGTTCCCGAATACGGACGCGAGTACAGCGTCACCCGGCCCGGCGGGCCGCGGGCACCGTGGCGCTCGGACGAGTTCGATCTGATCGTCGAACGACAACTGCGAGCCGAACGGGCGGCTGCGCGCCGGTCGCCGACACCGGTCGTGATCTGCGATACCGACGTACTCGCCACCGGTGTGTGGCACGAGCGGTACCTGGGCTTCACCTCGCCGAGCGTGACCGCGGCAGCGGCCGATCACCGCCCCCTGCACTACATCCTCACCGGCGATGAGATCCCGTTCGTCGACGACGGCACCCGAGACGGCGAACTGTTGCGCCACAGCATGCAACGACGCTTCCGTCAGGTACTCGGCGCGCAGACGACGCCGTGGATCGAGGTGACCGGGTCGGTGACACAACGTCTCGCGGCCCTCACCCCGGTCATCGACGCAGCGCTCCGGGAGGCGCTGACCTTCAGCGAACCGCTGGAGAAACAGATCGCCGGCCGACTCCACTTCACAGACGGGGGAATCATCGATGACGCAAGGTGATCGTTGGCAGGAGATCTCGGCTTCGCCGACCGTGCCCCACCGCGCCACACCGGCGGACGAACTGACCGCGGCCGATCTCTTCGCCGAACCCGCGGACCAACCGGCGGGACTCGACGAGAAGCTGCGCCGCACGTACTTCTGGCTGGTCAACCGCGCCGTCATCTCCCCGTACTACGATCTGGAGTTCGACGACGACGCCCCGGTCACCTACCCGATCGGCGATGCCGGCGCCCGACTGTCGCTGCCGACGTCGCAGTCCTATTCTTCGGCGGTCCTGCTGCCTCTGCTGACATTTGCGGTCGGCGGCAGATGCCTGCTCGTCGGCGGACCGGGGCGCGGCAAGACCACGCTCGCCGTCTTGATGGGGGTACTCGCCGGCAGCGCACCGGATCTGGTGCGCCGAGGGGTCCAGCAGGGACAACCGCAGCTCACCATCAGCGACCTCGTGGGCCTCCCGCTGCCGCGCGACCTGGTGAACGCCACCAGTCTCTCGGAGATCACGATCGCGTGGCGCCAGTGGCTGACCCAGCCGGTGAAGATCGTCGACGAGTACAACCGCATCCCGACCAAGACCCAGTCGGCACTACTGACCATGGTGGCCGAGGGCTACGTCGAATCGCACGATCAGATGCTGCGCACCGCACCGGAATCCGGCGTCGAGAGCTGGTTCTTCACCGCGAACGACGATGCCGGCGGCGGCACCTTCGCGGTCATCGCCGCTCTCCGCGACCGGATGGACGTGACCGTCAGCGCACCCGGTTTCAACAACCGCTTCTTCGCCGAGCTCATCACCCGCGTCGAGGCGGACGAGGCCCCCGAGACCCACGTACCGTCGGCGCTGGTGTTCAGCCCCGGCGAGCAGGAGCGCCTCCGAGCAGCGATACTCGCCATCCCGCTACCGGACGACGTCCGACGACGCCTCGAATTCTTCATCGGGCATTTCGAATTCGTGCAGCACGGGGGCCGCCGCTTCGAATACCGCACCAAGGACACCGTCACCACCGGCGGGGGCAGCGTCGCCGAGATCATCGATGCCAACACGGGCGCGGATGTGGAGAGCGACATCGGCAGCCAGACGCTCAACGGGGTGTCGGTCCGCTCGCTGAAATCGTTGATCACCTTCGCCAAGGCGATGGCCTACTTCCGGGGCGGCGCGGCGGTCGAACTCGCCGACGTCACCGCGATCCTGCCATTCGTCCTGCGCGGCAAGCTGTCACCCAACCATCGGCACCCACGATTCGACCGGGCAGAGGACACCGAGCTGACGACCGATCAGCTCAGTTGGCTGTCCGACCTGTTCGCCGAATCCAACCGCGAATACGCCGTCCTGGGGCTGGACGAGAACGACGCCGTCGGCGAGTTGATGACCGAGTTCGGCGCGGGCCTCGACGGCCTGGGCGCCCTCGACGTCACCCGGCGGATCACCCGGGTGCAGATCGAGATCGACCGGATCTCGGCCACCGGGAAGGCCTACGGTCGCAACTTCGACGATCTGCTCGCGTTGAAGTACCTCCATCAGCGCTACTCCAACTACCTGCACTGGCTGTCCGACACCGGAACATCGACATGAGCCGCAGGACACGTTTCCCCGTCGACGAGGTCACCGCCTTTCCCGAACCCGATCCCCGAATCCTGCCCGGTTCTGCCGACTTCGAGATCTCTGTCCGCAACGTCGGGGCCTGGGGCGCCGACGTCCCGCGCTACCGCGCGGCGGTCGCCGCCGGTCTCGGAGCCGCCACCACACGCCGGATTCCGGTCACCCTCGCCGACGTCGCCACCGTTGCCGCCTGGCGCGCCGGAGTACCTCAGATCCGGTCCGATGCGCTCGCGCGGATCATCCGGTCCGTCGAGATGAATGCGCACAGCTCGCTGATCTTCGCGGCGACACTGGGTTTCGCCCCGGAAATGATGTCCGCCTTCCTGTCCGCCCAACGCGTCGACCCGTTCGGCTGGCCACAGCCACTACCAGTGCTGGCCGCGTTCGGCGGCTACCGCGGGATCGGCGGGCGATTCCGCACCGCTCCCGTCGGCATCTCCGCCGAGGCCGGTTCGGCATCGTGGTACGTCGCCGGCGACGGCGAGTGCTGGCGCGTGCAGGCCGACATCTTCGGAGCCGCCCTGACCCCATGCGAGCGCCCGGCAGACCAGGAATGGTCCTCGCGTATCCCCCTGTCGGGCAACGCTGTTGCGACCGTCTTCCCGACCTCGTACCTCGTGTGGGTGTTGCCGAGGTCCGCACCGTGACCACCGCACACGACACACGAGACGTCGATGTCGATGGCGCGTGGCGAGAAGCCCTGCGTCTCTGGAACATCAGCCTGCACGCGCCGGCCGTCCGGGACGGGGACGGGGCACGCATCGGCAGCTTCGCGTGGTTCTCGTTTCCACCGGCGGTCCACATCGACCTCACCCGCGCATCCGAGGTCGGCGCCGCCGATCATCTCGAGTCGGTCTTCGCGCACGAGATCGGGCATCACGTCCTGGCGCCGAGTACACGGATCAACCAGCTCAAGATCACGCACCAGATGGCCCGGAGTCTGACCGCCGGCGGAGTGGCCGCGGCCGATGTCGGGGATCGCGCACGGCTGCTCGCCAATCTGTGGTGCGACATCGTCATCAACGACCGGGTCGTGGCGATGCAGCGGAGATGCGGGCGGCACGGGATGATCGAACTGTGGCGAACACTCACGGCCACAACGCGATCCGGTCCGTCCGGCCCGTCGGCGATGATCGACGTCATGTGGTGGGTGATCCACCGCGGCTACGAACTGCTCTGGTCGCTGCCGGCCGGCGAGCTCTGCCCGCCGGCGCCGCCGCCGGTCGAACCGCCACGCGGCGAGACCGATGGGACGTCCGGCGGCGGCCTGCGGCCGGGATCGCCCGGCAACAGGTCGGCGGCCGACCTGCGTGCCGAGCTCGCACGCATCACCCAGGTGTTCCCGATCGCCGATGCGCAGATGCTCGCCGACCTCGCACGGTCCTACGCCACCGATCCGATCGGCGGCGCCCTCCCCTGCTCGATGCTGCTCGCGCCCTACCTGATCGACGAGCGCGATCTCGACCCGGGCAGATCGTGCGGCGGGGTGTCGATGACCGCGGCCACGGCGGCCGAGCTCGAGGAGGTGCTGGGCGACGCGCGGATGTCCGAGGAACCCTGGCACCCCGGCATCGGCCGGGTTCCCTCCGCCGCCGGGCTCACCGGCAGATCGTCGGGCAGGACGGCGACCGGTGCCGGGCAGGGCTACGGGCTGGCCGAGACGCTGGCCCTCTATGCGGGCTCTCCGCCCGACGCGGTCGTGTCCGCCTGGTATCAGACCCGCGCCCGGGTGGCTGTTCGCCCGCTGCGCCAACGCCTTCGGAAACCCGAGCAGGTGGACACGATCCCCGGGCCCGACGAACTGTGGGAGATCGGCGACGACCTGACCGACATCGACTGGCCCACGACCCTGGCACGCGGCACCGACGTGATCGCCGGTGTCACCACCCGCAGACGGTCCCTGCTCGCCGACGAGCCGGATCGCACCGAGCAACCGGTGGAGCTCGACCTCTACATCGATTCCTCCGGGTCGATGCCACAGCCGGCCACCGAGTCACCGGCCGTCCTGGCGGGCACGATCGTGGCGCTGTCCGTGCTGTCCGCGGGCGGGCACGTGCGGGTCACCTCGTTCTCCGGTCGCGCATTGGTCTCCGGCACGCACGGCTACACCCGGAACACGGTGTCGGTGATGGCGGCACTCACCACCTACCACGGGCACGGCACCGTCTTTCCCCTCGACCTGCTCGCCCGCCGACATCCGCCGCGCGCCGAGAACATTTCCACCACACATCTTCTGGTGCTCTCCGACGACGGTCTCGAATCCATGTTCGGCCGCGGCCAGGAACAGTACGCCGAGGTGGCGGCCGAGACGAGGACCCGACTGGCAACCGGAACCCTGGTCATCATCGGTGCGGGCCGCTCCGTCGACGAGAAGGCCGACGCCGCCGGATACCGCGTCGTGCATGTCGATTCGATCGATCAGACCCCCGCGGTGTGCGCCCGCATCGCCGCCGGGATCGCCGGATGGGAGGCCGACGATGACCGATGATCACGCGGCGACGGACCCCGAGAATCTGCTGAGGCTCTGGGCCGAATGCGGCTACGACGCGGAGCAGGTGTGGGCGGAGATCGGCCGGGGCGACGATCGGGTGCGCGGACCGGAGGTGAATGAGCTGACCGCCCGACTGTCCACCGTCCCCGGGTGGTTCCTCACCGATCCCATCCGGGTCCGCGCCCTCGCCGGTGACGTCCTGGGCGACGGGGACAACCGACGTGACGTCGGCGAGATCGCCAGGCTCACAGATGAACTGGATGATCCCGCGGCACGCACGATGGCCGGTCTCTGCCTCTGGCTGTGGGCCAGCGAGGAGGTCATCGGACCGTACAGTCGCGCACTACGCCGGGACCTCTGCGGCCGCGCACTCGCCGCCTTCGCGTTCCGGCTGGCCGCGGTCGTACCGGCCCGCGACCTCATCGGGCTGGCGGAGCGGCGCGAGGAGGCGGCCCGCACCTTCTTGCTATGGTCGGGACAGCGCCCGGGCTCAGAGGACATGGTCACCGCACACTCGCTGCTCGACGCCCGCGATTCGTTGACCCGCAACGCCTATCTGGCCGAAGCGCTCGTCCAGCAGGAACATCGCCTGGCCGTGGCCCGACGCCTCGCCGAGGCGCGGGCTCGTGAGGCCACCGCCCGTTACGGCGCCGAATGACCGACGGGCGCAGACCATGAGACCGAGACCGGCACCGGAGCCGGCGTCGGGGTCCCAGCCGGACGACGAACGTCCCGACGTACTCGCCATCGCGGAGTACTCGCCCGGGTCGGCGGAGGCACTCACCGATGCGCAACGATGGCCGACCCTC
This sequence is a window from Gordonia insulae. Protein-coding genes within it:
- a CDS encoding DUF3068 domain-containing protein, translating into MRRFWLALPAFLGAACIAAAIAIPLFLVPQLRVVPLDLDITSVATTVPEDGSTGDRYPARIFDRCSVSERKAEVFDANLTQQRRSVIVDPSDRRQATLQSAQTVEIDRYRTADGTETDPTMAPVDADRKCSDGLLTANIDRVSVNRKSSVPNGTVSSLQLEAAPEGVDPKDVSVDLPDRKGFQYKFGFDVQKRSYLYYDTNTRQDIPVNFVGEKTINGLKTYEFVGEVPETDVSGLPNAQGEAALGTMLTMPASWWGISGRGVRPNDKITMHRYATATRHVFVEPQTGTIVDGLEDQHQYFRSPDQSSDTPAPVRDFRMDVLKARFKWSDETVSYQTSRADDYVGQLRLGSFWLPLILGIVGVLLLALWGFLFWRNRRKGDGDPDGDQTPPNADDPGTGSWLDGAPHGDQTAPTAAAGTAAAAGAGAGAPSGGVDPWDRPTEQIPVVQPDNPAADNTTTQSFTPPPGDDDTKQFRHRSTE
- a CDS encoding alpha/beta hydrolase produces the protein MLTRARKRLVAGLVALVALSGVTLVVAPTAQAAGTTEYVYSAAMHRNVPVRIIDGGGGGPKPTLYVLDGLRAPNNSSGWLINTDVDRYMVGKGTNVAIPFGGAGSFYTDWERSDPKLGVNKWETFLTRELPAYMKARHNSDNRRNGIAGLSMSGTSALNLASRHPGFYDAVASYSGYPTVTAPGFTQGIQVAVAQTGGNPTNMWGFFPAGEWFANDPFLSANNLAGKHVYLSSGSGLGSKYDSSVNPTSGNFDPVKFSQMVPLETAASVSTQLYIPRVALVPGVKLTTHVTPDGVHWWDYWQNDFKQSWNTTFRPAFF
- the pnuC gene encoding nicotinamide riboside transporter PnuC — encoded protein: MLSWLTGHWSEVLGFVTGAGCVILAARRNILTFPLGIANNLVFIVLFSANGLYANVGLQALFLVLGIHGWSNWHRSRTRPAFASHTPRSAIGVLVIAAVAMTGLLYLVLRVRGESTLPIADAATTAVSLTAQYMLNRRWLENWLVWIAVDVAYVVLFWSTGLPITALLYLLFIGLCIHGYVGWRPTLLTSAPTTVIDTPAARDA
- a CDS encoding AAA family ATPase, with the protein product MPDPTTDSRADVRFRHALVLGKFYPLHIGHDHLIRSAIRSADSVTVQVIGSVVESIPVATRETWVREVHPTVRVVSAVDETPIDFDSPELWDAHVRVISGLLDEPVDAVFTGDGYGAELARRLDATWVPVDRMLNPVSGTAVRDDLVGRWHDLSATVRGDLARRIVILGAESTGTTTLARALADAMSTAWVPEYGREYSVTRPGGPRAPWRSDEFDLIVERQLRAERAAARRSPTPVVICDTDVLATGVWHERYLGFTSPSVTAAAADHRPLHYILTGDEIPFVDDGTRDGELLRHSMQRRFRQVLGAQTTPWIEVTGSVTQRLAALTPVIDAALREALTFSEPLEKQIAGRLHFTDGGIIDDAR
- a CDS encoding MoxR family ATPase codes for the protein MTQGDRWQEISASPTVPHRATPADELTAADLFAEPADQPAGLDEKLRRTYFWLVNRAVISPYYDLEFDDDAPVTYPIGDAGARLSLPTSQSYSSAVLLPLLTFAVGGRCLLVGGPGRGKTTLAVLMGVLAGSAPDLVRRGVQQGQPQLTISDLVGLPLPRDLVNATSLSEITIAWRQWLTQPVKIVDEYNRIPTKTQSALLTMVAEGYVESHDQMLRTAPESGVESWFFTANDDAGGGTFAVIAALRDRMDVTVSAPGFNNRFFAELITRVEADEAPETHVPSALVFSPGEQERLRAAILAIPLPDDVRRRLEFFIGHFEFVQHGGRRFEYRTKDTVTTGGGSVAEIIDANTGADVESDIGSQTLNGVSVRSLKSLITFAKAMAYFRGGAAVELADVTAILPFVLRGKLSPNHRHPRFDRAEDTELTTDQLSWLSDLFAESNREYAVLGLDENDAVGELMTEFGAGLDGLGALDVTRRITRVQIEIDRISATGKAYGRNFDDLLALKYLHQRYSNYLHWLSDTGTST
- a CDS encoding VWA domain-containing protein; translated protein: MTTAHDTRDVDVDGAWREALRLWNISLHAPAVRDGDGARIGSFAWFSFPPAVHIDLTRASEVGAADHLESVFAHEIGHHVLAPSTRINQLKITHQMARSLTAGGVAAADVGDRARLLANLWCDIVINDRVVAMQRRCGRHGMIELWRTLTATTRSGPSGPSAMIDVMWWVIHRGYELLWSLPAGELCPPAPPPVEPPRGETDGTSGGGLRPGSPGNRSAADLRAELARITQVFPIADAQMLADLARSYATDPIGGALPCSMLLAPYLIDERDLDPGRSCGGVSMTAATAAELEEVLGDARMSEEPWHPGIGRVPSAAGLTGRSSGRTATGAGQGYGLAETLALYAGSPPDAVVSAWYQTRARVAVRPLRQRLRKPEQVDTIPGPDELWEIGDDLTDIDWPTTLARGTDVIAGVTTRRRSLLADEPDRTEQPVELDLYIDSSGSMPQPATESPAVLAGTIVALSVLSAGGHVRVTSFSGRALVSGTHGYTRNTVSVMAALTTYHGHGTVFPLDLLARRHPPRAENISTTHLLVLSDDGLESMFGRGQEQYAEVAAETRTRLATGTLVIIGAGRSVDEKADAAGYRVVHVDSIDQTPAVCARIAAGIAGWEADDDR
- a CDS encoding phosphohydrolase — encoded protein: MTDDHAATDPENLLRLWAECGYDAEQVWAEIGRGDDRVRGPEVNELTARLSTVPGWFLTDPIRVRALAGDVLGDGDNRRDVGEIARLTDELDDPAARTMAGLCLWLWASEEVIGPYSRALRRDLCGRALAAFAFRLAAVVPARDLIGLAERREEAARTFLLWSGQRPGSEDMVTAHSLLDARDSLTRNAYLAEALVQQEHRLAVARRLAEARAREATARYGAE